AGGGCAACGGAATTAACCCAGATGTTGGGAAAGGAAAAGTTAATGTCAACTTTTTGAATATCAACCGGAAACAGGAGTGTTTCGGAAACTTCTTTAGCGGCATACCGTACTACTTGCGTTTGTACGGCTGGTATTTGCAGGCTAACCACCACAATTCCGACGGCCAGCAATACAACCAGAACGGTGTAAAGCAGCGTCTTGAGAAGTATGGTGAAGAATGACCGCATTTAGCTCTGATGAACAAGTAACAATGTACAATAAAAAAGAACAAAATCTACCCGTTTAGACGTACTGTTGGGGGTAAAGTTTAATCAAGTTCAGCGGGTTTTACGGTTCATTCTTCATCGTCCATTTTTCATTACTCCAAGATTCATTAATTTTGAAAAATGACAATTCTGGCAATTGAGTCTTCCTGCGACGAAACGTCGGCTTCCGTGTGTGTTAACGGAAAAATACAATCCAATGTTGTAGCTACGCAGTTAATCCATGAACAATACGGTGGTGTTGTCCCCGAATTAGCTTCGCGTGTGCATCAGCAACGGATCGTGCCGGTCGTCAAACGGGCTTTGCAGGAGGCAAATATAGAGAAAAACGCGCTAAATGCCGTTGCTTTTACCCGCGGACCCGGTTTGCTGGGTTCGCTGCTGGTCGGTACGTCCTTTGCCAAGGCCCTGGCGCTGGCGCTGGATGTACCGCTCATCGAAGTGCACCACATGCAGGCCCACGTGCTGGCTCATTTCATTGATGAACACCGTTCTCCCCGGTTTCCGTTCCTGTGCCTGACGGTGAGCGGGGGCCACACGCAGATTGTGCTGGTGCGCGATTACCTCGACATGGAAATTATCGGCCAGACGCAGGACGATGCCGTGGGCGAAGCGTTTGACAAAACCGCCAAGCTGCTGAACCTGCCGTACCCGGGTGGGCCGCTCATCGACCGTTACGCCCAGCAGGGCAATCCCACGGCTTTTTCGTTTCCGGACGTGGAAATGCCGGGCCTGGACTATTCGTTCAGCGGGATCAAAACGGCTTTTTTGTATTTCTTGCAAAAGCAAACGAAGGCCAATCCGGATTTTGTCACCCAGAACTTACCGGACATCTGCGCCAGTATGCAGCACACGCTCATCAAGATTCTGCTGACTAAACTGCGGAAAGCCGCCCGGCAGACCGGTATCCGCGAAATTGCGCTGGCGGGCGGGGTATCGGCCAATTCGGGGCTGCGGGCCGCGCTGGCCGAGATGGGTCAGCAGGAGGGCTGGAACGTCTACATTCCGAAGTTTGAGTATTGCACCGACAACGCGGCCATGATTGCTATGGCGGCTCATTTCAAATACCTGAAGGGCGAATTCACCTCGCAGGAAGTCAGCCCGCTGCCCCGTTGGTAAAATGTCCGCTAAACTGATATGTTTACTTGCACGCCATGAATACACCCGTCTTAAAGGAAATCTGGATTTATCCCATCAAATCGCTGGGCGGTATTTCGCTCACCGAAGCCGCCGTTGAACAAAAAGGGTTTCAATACGACCGCCGGTGGATGCTGGTGGAGCCGAACGGAACGTTTTTGACCCAGCGCGAAAATACCGTCATGGCACTGGTGAACGTGGAACTGACCGACCACTCCCTGCGGGTTTACCACCGCCACCGCCCAGACGATGTGCTGGAAATTGCGCTCGGTCAGACCTCCGGAGAAGCCCTGACGGCCTACGTTTGGGGGAAGCAGGCCGTGGATTCGTTGGTGGTGAGTCCGCAGGCCGACGAGTGGTTCAGCCGTCTGCTGGGTTTTCCGTGCCGGTTGGTTTACATGCCCGAAAACTCGCTGCGCCCGGTTGATCCGGACTACGCCGAACCCGAGGATGTGGTCAGTTTTGCCGACGGGTTTCCGTATTTGGTCATCAGCACCGATTCGCTGGACGAACTGAACCGCCGGGCGGGGGAGACGCTGGAAATGATCCGGTTTCGGCCCAACCTGGTGGTGTCCGGTACGAATCCGCACGAGGAGGAAAGCTGGTACCATTTTCAGATTGGCGATCTGACCTTCTACGGGGTCAAACCCTGCGCCCGTTGCGTGCTGACGACGATCAATCCGGAAACCGCCGAGAAAGGCAAAGAGCCGCTTAAAACCCTGGCCACTTACCGACGGCTGGACAAAAAGATTTTGTTTGGGCAAAACGCGCTGGCCGAAACGACGGGAATGCTGCGCGTGGGCCAGTCCGTTACGGTGCTGGAACGGCGCCCGGCGCGGTTGCCCTTTCCGTGATCAACCGGCGCCCGGGCCGTGGTTTAGTTTACCTGAAGCTTCACCACCACCGGCAGGTGATCGGATGCGTACTGCTCGTCAATCACCTGCGTTGACAGCGTTTTGAACGTTTCGCCCGGTTTGTACATGATAAAATCAATCGCCCGACTGGGATTAACCACCGGAATGGTCGGGGCGCAAGCCTGACAACTGCGGACGAAATGCCCGTCCAGAAACTGGATTACCCGGCTGTCGGCCTGGGCGTTGAAATCCCCACCCAGAATCATGGGCAGATCCGACTTTCCGAAGTGCTGAACGATTTGTTCGGATTGGGTAAGCCGGTTGGGTTCTTTCAGGTCGAGGTGGGTACTGGCAAAAATGATTTTCCTGCCTTTGGCAATTTCCACCGTCACGGCCGCGATGGTGCGGGTTTCGCCCCCGATGGCCGGATCGACGGGGAGAATAAACCGGGTGGAATCCAGAATGGGAAACCGCGACAGCACGGCCACACCGTAGTCGCCCCCCTGGTGATCGATGGCTTTCGAAAAAAAATAGTGCATACCCGTCAGCCGGGCCAGTTCCCGCGCCTGGTTGACGCCCTTGCCCGAACGCTCCGTATGGACGTCCACTTCCTGAAGGGCCACAAAATCCGGTTTTGCTTTCGTGATCACCCGGGCGATGGCGTCCACCTCAATTTTGGCCCCGGCCGAGGGAGGATTGCAGTGGTGAATGTTGTAGGTCATCACGGTCAGGGTCTTTGCCTTCCGGCTGGGGCGGTTGGTTGGTTTCGGAGTTCCGTTGTGGGCAAAAGCGACGGTCGAAACCAGGGCTAAAAGGGCGAAGAGGGCTTTTTTCATGTGTTTGAATGAAGGTCAGGATGCGTGCGGCAGTTTTCAGGTTCTGGCTTTTTTCGGAAGGGTGTATGTACTCACAACCTCGCCATCATCCCGAATCATTTTCAGGTGTAGTTCTTTGGTCGTTGCGTGCAATTTAATCAGCGTGCGGTTACCTTCCAGCGGACCACCGCCGATGACGATGGGGTAGTTGTGATCAGCATCCGGGTTGTGCGTACCGTAGCGGTGCGTATGGCCCGATAGCTGGAGATCGATTTTGGCCTTATTGAGCAGCGGACCGAACACCTCCCGGCAGTGCATCGGGCCGTGCCAGTCGCCAGAATGGTACGGGGAGATGTGAATCAGCACAATCCGGAACGGGGCTTTCTTGAATTCCGGGCTTTCAATTTCTTTTTCCAGCCATTTCTTCTGCGTTTCCCGGTAACGATCGAAGGCCGACAAGCCGCCGTATTCCACGCTGTCGTCGGTTTTGTCTTCGCCCGAATCCAGCACCACAAACCGCACCGGGCCGCGGGTGAAGGCGTAGTAGTATTTGTTTTCGGGGTAAGCGTAGTAGGCCGGAATCTGGCGGGCGAAGCTGCCCCGGCATTCGTGGTTGCCCTGCGTCAGAATGAACGGAAACTCGGTGGCAAAAATATCGACCGACGGTTTGATCAGGTGCTCGACCATCTGTTTTTCCTCCGTTACCCAGTCGAAGCAGTCGCCGTTGAAAACCACGAAATCATAATCCCGTTTGTTGCCCGTGTAGCCGTGGCGGTAGAGCAGTTGCGGAATGATCTGCGGGCGGTCGTGGATATCGTTGAACACCACCATTTTGAATTCTGCCTCGTTGTCTGCCGGGGTTTTAAAACCGTACAGCGGGCTGCTGATGGTTTCCCCAAACTCGACCTTGGAGCCTTGGTAGCCCAGGATTTCGGTGGAAACAATTTTGTACTTGTGGCTGGTCCCCGGTTTCAGGCCGGACAAGGTGACTTTGTTAATCCGGTTGTTGGCTTCGATCAGGCCGTTGGTGT
This Larkinella insperata DNA region includes the following protein-coding sequences:
- a CDS encoding endonuclease/exonuclease/phosphatase family protein, with protein sequence MKKALFALLALVSTVAFAHNGTPKPTNRPSRKAKTLTVMTYNIHHCNPPSAGAKIEVDAIARVITKAKPDFVALQEVDVHTERSGKGVNQARELARLTGMHYFFSKAIDHQGGDYGVAVLSRFPILDSTRFILPVDPAIGGETRTIAAVTVEIAKGRKIIFASTHLDLKEPNRLTQSEQIVQHFGKSDLPMILGGDFNAQADSRVIQFLDGHFVRSCQACAPTIPVVNPSRAIDFIMYKPGETFKTLSTQVIDEQYASDHLPVVVKLQVN
- a CDS encoding MOSC domain-containing protein → MNTPVLKEIWIYPIKSLGGISLTEAAVEQKGFQYDRRWMLVEPNGTFLTQRENTVMALVNVELTDHSLRVYHRHRPDDVLEIALGQTSGEALTAYVWGKQAVDSLVVSPQADEWFSRLLGFPCRLVYMPENSLRPVDPDYAEPEDVVSFADGFPYLVISTDSLDELNRRAGETLEMIRFRPNLVVSGTNPHEEESWYHFQIGDLTFYGVKPCARCVLTTINPETAEKGKEPLKTLATYRRLDKKILFGQNALAETTGMLRVGQSVTVLERRPARLPFP
- a CDS encoding purple acid phosphatase family protein yields the protein MLADRRSFLEKMSRVGALSLIPVSSPLTEPSAAAPLEEKNHFVVGPYLQNLGTTEVTIMWITHKNCFSWVEYGAGTYTSKREFGYTNGLIEANNRINKVTLSGLKPGTSHKYKIVSTEILGYQGSKVEFGETISSPLYGFKTPADNEAEFKMVVFNDIHDRPQIIPQLLYRHGYTGNKRDYDFVVFNGDCFDWVTEEKQMVEHLIKPSVDIFATEFPFILTQGNHECRGSFARQIPAYYAYPENKYYYAFTRGPVRFVVLDSGEDKTDDSVEYGGLSAFDRYRETQKKWLEKEIESPEFKKAPFRIVLIHISPYHSGDWHGPMHCREVFGPLLNKAKIDLQLSGHTHRYGTHNPDADHNYPIVIGGGPLEGNRTLIKLHATTKELHLKMIRDDGEVVSTYTLPKKART
- the tsaD gene encoding tRNA (adenosine(37)-N6)-threonylcarbamoyltransferase complex transferase subunit TsaD, encoding MTILAIESSCDETSASVCVNGKIQSNVVATQLIHEQYGGVVPELASRVHQQRIVPVVKRALQEANIEKNALNAVAFTRGPGLLGSLLVGTSFAKALALALDVPLIEVHHMQAHVLAHFIDEHRSPRFPFLCLTVSGGHTQIVLVRDYLDMEIIGQTQDDAVGEAFDKTAKLLNLPYPGGPLIDRYAQQGNPTAFSFPDVEMPGLDYSFSGIKTAFLYFLQKQTKANPDFVTQNLPDICASMQHTLIKILLTKLRKAARQTGIREIALAGGVSANSGLRAALAEMGQQEGWNVYIPKFEYCTDNAAMIAMAAHFKYLKGEFTSQEVSPLPRW